The following coding sequences are from one Nitrospirota bacterium window:
- a CDS encoding ABC transporter ATP-binding protein, giving the protein MLHIKDLHFGYSNGNKIFNGLEFSVQKHDKIGLIGPNGAGKTTLFHLIMGLLKPESGTIEIFKRIRKEEKDFREVRERIGLLFQDSEDQLFCPTVEEDIAFGPLNLGKTHEEAHRIVHETCEKMGLNGYEKKITHRLSGGEKRLVALATIVAMQPECYLLDEPTTGLDETTTRRFLDYLKTYAETYIIITHNHDFLNQAVEKVYELKDGNLKLL; this is encoded by the coding sequence ATGTTACATATTAAAGATTTGCATTTTGGATATTCAAACGGAAATAAAATTTTTAATGGCTTGGAATTCTCTGTTCAGAAACACGATAAAATAGGATTGATTGGCCCTAATGGTGCTGGAAAGACAACCCTTTTTCATTTAATCATGGGTCTTTTGAAACCTGAGTCAGGGACTATAGAGATCTTTAAAAGAATTAGAAAAGAGGAAAAAGATTTCAGAGAGGTGAGGGAGCGGATAGGACTACTTTTTCAGGATTCGGAAGACCAACTCTTTTGCCCTACTGTAGAGGAAGATATAGCATTTGGTCCACTGAACCTTGGTAAAACACATGAAGAGGCTCATAGAATTGTTCATGAAACATGTGAAAAAATGGGACTTAATGGATATGAAAAAAAAATAACTCATAGACTCTCAGGTGGTGAGAAAAGACTTGTAGCATTGGCAACTATTGTAGCAATGCAGCCCGAATGTTACTTACTTGATGAACCTACTACAGGACTTGATGAAACTACTACAAGGCGTTTTTTAGATTACCTAAAAACTTATGCTGAAACATATATAATAATTACACATAATCATGATTTTTTAAATCAGGCTGTAGAAAAAGTTTACGAACTTAAAGACGGAAATTTAAAATTGCTTTAA
- the rpsP gene encoding 30S ribosomal protein S16, which yields MVKIRLTRLGAHKRPFYRIVVADSRTRRDGPFIEILGTYDPLKEPSEVKLNFEKTKLWLQKGAQPTVIVKKLMQRAGL from the coding sequence TTGGTTAAAATCAGACTTACACGATTAGGTGCTCATAAAAGACCTTTCTACAGAATAGTAGTAGCTGATTCACGCACAAGAAGAGATGGACCTTTTATTGAAATTCTCGGCACCTATGATCCATTAAAAGAACCGTCTGAGGTAAAACTTAATTTTGAAAAAACAAAGCTATGGTTACAGAAAGGAGCACAACCTACTGTTATCGTTAAAAAGCTTATGCAAAGGGCTGGCTTGTAA
- the cbiQ gene encoding cobalt ECF transporter T component CbiQ, producing MHLEEFAEGNSIFHKLDPRVKFISLMPYIFIIAVMKGLNGPIVALFISIIMIFITRIDLKKIISRLFVVNIFIVLLWVFIPFSYPGAVIFSLGPLDATREGLLFVLSMTLKANAIVLATIAILGTSEVFTLAHALVHLKVPLKLIYLFFFFYRYISVMHEEYSRLKKAIAVRAFKPKTNIHTYKTYAYLVGMLIVKSFDRSQRIYNAMLCRGFKGKFPIVSHFSLSDKDVFFGLLMFIITILIILISVSN from the coding sequence ATGCATCTTGAGGAGTTTGCAGAGGGCAATTCTATTTTTCATAAACTTGACCCAAGGGTTAAGTTTATCTCCCTCATGCCTTATATTTTCATTATTGCTGTAATGAAGGGTTTAAATGGCCCGATAGTTGCATTGTTCATATCCATTATAATGATCTTTATTACACGTATCGATTTAAAGAAGATAATATCAAGGTTATTTGTAGTCAACATATTCATTGTTCTTTTGTGGGTGTTTATTCCATTCAGTTATCCCGGAGCAGTTATTTTTAGTTTAGGGCCATTAGATGCAACCCGTGAAGGTTTGCTTTTTGTCCTTTCAATGACACTTAAAGCCAATGCGATTGTTTTAGCAACGATTGCGATACTTGGGACATCAGAAGTTTTTACACTTGCTCATGCCCTTGTGCACCTTAAAGTTCCACTGAAACTTATATACCTGTTTTTTTTCTTTTACCGATACATAAGTGTTATGCATGAAGAGTATTCACGTTTGAAAAAGGCAATAGCTGTAAGGGCATTTAAACCTAAAACTAATATTCATACATATAAGACTTATGCATATCTTGTCGGAATGCTTATTGTTAAAAGTTTTGATAGATCCCAAAGAATTTACAATGCTATGCTATGTAGGGGTTTCAAGGGAAAATTCCCAATAGTAAGTCATTTTAGTCTAAGCGATAAGGATGTGTTTTTCGGTTTACTGATGTTTATTATTACAATTTTAATAATATTAATTTCAGTATCAAACTGA
- the trmD gene encoding tRNA (guanosine(37)-N1)-methyltransferase TrmD yields the protein MKCDIITIFPEIFNAYFNEGIIKRALQRKIIEINVHNLRDFATDKHKTVDDYPYGGGSGMVMKPEPFFAAVEAICPEQSERRVIMLNPAGDKFSQDMASALSQESKRLIFLCGRYEAIDERVKISLADYEISIGDYILTGGELPALVIIDAITRLIPNVLGDEHSAEEESFSWGILDYPHYTRPQMFRNMAVPDVLLSGNHKDIKRWRRKEALRRTIERRPDLLKKIRLNKEDQELLREIKEELL from the coding sequence ATGAAATGCGATATAATTACAATATTCCCTGAAATATTCAATGCATATTTCAATGAGGGAATTATCAAAAGGGCTTTACAGAGAAAAATTATAGAAATCAATGTGCATAATCTTAGAGACTTTGCAACAGATAAACACAAGACTGTTGACGATTATCCATACGGTGGTGGGTCAGGAATGGTTATGAAACCAGAACCTTTCTTTGCTGCTGTTGAAGCTATATGTCCGGAACAGAGTGAACGTAGGGTCATAATGCTCAATCCTGCAGGAGATAAGTTCAGTCAGGATATGGCTTCTGCATTATCCCAAGAAAGTAAAAGACTTATATTTCTCTGCGGAAGATATGAGGCTATTGACGAAAGGGTAAAAATATCTCTTGCAGATTATGAAATCTCCATAGGAGATTATATACTGACTGGAGGAGAATTACCTGCTTTGGTTATAATAGATGCTATTACAAGATTGATTCCCAATGTCCTTGGGGATGAACATTCTGCTGAGGAAGAATCTTTTTCATGGGGGATACTCGATTATCCTCATTATACAAGACCGCAGATGTTCAGAAATATGGCTGTACCGGACGTCCTCTTGTCAGGCAATCATAAAGATATTAAGAGATGGAGGCGTAAGGAGGCTCTACGCAGGACAATAGAAAGAAGACCTGATCTTCTAAAAAAAATAAGACTTAATAAAGAAGACCAAGAATTATTAAGGGAAATAAAGGAGGAATTACTATGA
- a CDS encoding ribonuclease HII, with protein sequence MDFYQYDETLRKKGFKIIAGIDEAGRGPLAGPVVAASVILKEGIKIDGLRDSKKVSPKDREILYSKIKKTSLDIGIGIVDNEDIDRLNILKATRLAMQLAVNNLSILPDLLIIDALSLPLIKIKQISPIKGESVSASVAAASILAKVVRDRIMLDYHKQYPCYNFEKHKGYSTKEHLEMIRLYGPCPIHRKSFCRVMTLDLPF encoded by the coding sequence ATGGACTTTTACCAGTATGATGAAACCCTTAGAAAAAAGGGATTTAAGATAATCGCAGGCATTGATGAAGCTGGTAGAGGTCCACTTGCAGGTCCTGTAGTTGCTGCATCAGTTATTCTTAAAGAAGGCATAAAAATAGATGGATTGAGAGATTCAAAAAAAGTCTCTCCTAAAGATAGAGAAATTCTTTACAGTAAAATTAAGAAGACTTCTTTAGATATTGGAATAGGAATCGTTGATAATGAAGACATAGATAGGCTGAATATTTTAAAAGCTACAAGGTTAGCAATGCAACTTGCTGTTAATAATCTCTCAATACTACCCGACCTGCTTATAATCGATGCCCTTTCTTTACCACTAATCAAAATAAAACAGATTTCACCTATAAAAGGAGAGTCTGTTAGCGCTTCTGTTGCTGCTGCTTCAATTTTAGCAAAGGTTGTTAGAGACAGGATTATGCTTGATTATCATAAACAATATCCATGCTATAATTTTGAAAAACATAAAGGTTATTCTACAAAAGAACACCTTGAAATGATCCGACTCTATGGCCCCTGCCCTATCCATAGAAAAAGCTTTTGCAGGGTGATGACTCTCGATCTGCCGTTTTAA
- a CDS encoding KH domain-containing protein: MMKELVEKMAKALVDRPEEVNVTEVDGEKTTVFELRVAPSDLGKVIGKQGKTARAMRTILSASGTKIGKRCVLEILE, from the coding sequence ATGATGAAAGAATTAGTAGAAAAGATGGCGAAGGCTCTGGTAGACAGACCAGAAGAAGTAAATGTAACAGAAGTTGATGGAGAAAAAACCACCGTATTTGAGTTAAGGGTGGCTCCGAGTGATCTGGGCAAGGTTATAGGCAAACAAGGAAAAACCGCTCGCGCTATGAGGACGATATTGAGTGCATCAGGTACAAAAATTGGTAAGCGCTGCGTACTTGAAATACTCGAATAA
- a CDS encoding nucleotidyltransferase domain-containing protein, whose translation MIGKIKSVKRILKGNKFIEFAYLFGSQAKSTADEKSDWDIAIYFKKYPQKLPQWTIFYLESEISGEIGKEVQIISLNNLDSPVFLFQIIKNGLLLVDKNTEKRILFESKVLSKYHDWKYFLRRHTGMQ comes from the coding sequence ATGATTGGTAAAATAAAAAGCGTAAAAAGGATACTAAAAGGAAATAAGTTCATTGAATTTGCCTACTTATTTGGGTCACAGGCAAAAAGTACCGCAGATGAAAAAAGCGATTGGGATATTGCAATTTATTTTAAAAAATATCCGCAAAAACTTCCTCAATGGACTATCTTTTATCTTGAATCTGAAATATCAGGAGAGATAGGCAAAGAGGTCCAAATTATATCTTTGAACAATCTTGATTCACCTGTTTTTCTATTTCAGATAATAAAAAACGGATTGCTTCTTGTTGATAAAAATACTGAAAAAAGAATTCTATTTGAATCGAAAGTTTTATCAAAATATCATGACTGGAAATATTTTCTCAGAAGACATACTGGTATGCAATAA
- a CDS encoding DUF86 domain-containing protein, which produces MNEVLFRKLERLKEEVLYLETNRTKFLKNLKISVETKKITERSVYLCTEITLDIADLVISMRGLPKPSTYSDSIYKLGDYKIIPKSFARKFVYIAGLRNFLAHDYQIDTSNELIRFLKSGLNDTKRFISFIDKL; this is translated from the coding sequence ATGAATGAGGTTCTTTTCAGGAAACTTGAAAGACTTAAAGAGGAAGTATTATATTTAGAGACAAACAGAACAAAATTTCTAAAAAATCTTAAAATATCTGTTGAGACAAAAAAGATAACAGAACGTTCAGTTTATCTTTGCACAGAGATAACCCTTGATATTGCAGATCTTGTTATTTCAATGAGAGGACTTCCAAAACCATCTACCTATAGCGATTCCATATATAAACTTGGTGATTATAAAATTATTCCAAAAAGCTTTGCGAGAAAATTCGTTTATATTGCTGGATTAAGAAATTTTCTTGCTCACGATTACCAGATAGATACAAGTAATGAATTGATAAGATTTTTAAAATCAGGATTAAATGATACTAAAAGATTTATTAGTTTTATTGATAAACTATGA
- the rplS gene encoding 50S ribosomal protein L19: protein MNLLNAVEEGFKKDIPKFNVGDTVRIYVKVIEGDKERIQPFDGVVIARRGSNTRETFTVRKISFGIGIERIFPLFSPSIDKIEVLKKGDVRRAKLYYLREKKGKSAKIKEKDRVFEATTTESQTLES, encoded by the coding sequence ATGAACCTGCTAAACGCTGTTGAAGAAGGATTCAAAAAAGATATTCCAAAATTTAATGTGGGAGATACTGTCAGGATTTATGTGAAAGTTATTGAAGGTGATAAAGAAAGAATACAGCCTTTTGATGGCGTTGTTATTGCCAGACGAGGAAGCAATACACGCGAAACATTCACTGTTCGAAAGATATCTTTTGGTATTGGCATCGAACGAATCTTTCCTCTATTTTCTCCATCTATAGATAAGATCGAAGTTTTGAAAAAAGGTGATGTAAGAAGAGCAAAACTTTATTATCTAAGAGAAAAGAAAGGAAAATCTGCAAAGATAAAGGAAAAAGATAGGGTTTTTGAAGCAACCACTACCGAAAGTCAAACATTAGAAAGTTAA